In Caldicellulosiruptor morganii, the following proteins share a genomic window:
- a CDS encoding nucleoside kinase, with protein MMQEAKGTARVFFADTNEYRDVPAGTALIDYAREFQKNFRTPIVAAKVDNEIKELKYVISRDCKVQFIDMTQEDGMRIYRRSLIFVLIVATRTLFKEAVNVQHSLSKGLYCEVENRKLSDEDILLIKQKMHQIIEADIPFRREKVTKEEAVRLFESIGYLDKARTIKFSENSHVYIYYCGDFVDYFYGHMVPSTGYLKIFDLIRYQDGMVLLYPDKSNPYELQKFVENKKLFAVYHEYKNWGRILKVTDVGELNEVISSGQIREFIRVSEALHEKKIAYIADEISKNPDIKVVLISGPSSSGKTTFAHRLAIQLKVNGKNPVYIGLDDYFYEDKVPLDENGKPDYESIEAIDIELFNAQLKDLISGKEVVLPKFDFINRRRTFQRKVRLEENDIIIIEGIHGLNSRLTPMIDDKNKFRIYVSALTHLNLDKHNRIQTTDYRILRRIVRDARTRGATAKRTISMWPSVRNGEEKNIFPYQEMADAMFNSALIYELAVLKKYAVPLLKTITKDEEEYSEAQRLLHFLSFILSVEDEREIPPQSIIREFIGGSCFYDF; from the coding sequence ATGATGCAGGAAGCAAAAGGAACTGCCAGGGTATTTTTTGCTGATACAAATGAGTACCGGGATGTCCCGGCTGGTACTGCGCTTATTGATTATGCCAGAGAATTTCAGAAGAATTTCAGAACACCCATTGTTGCTGCAAAGGTTGACAATGAGATAAAGGAGCTGAAATATGTTATTTCAAGAGACTGCAAAGTACAGTTTATTGATATGACACAGGAAGACGGAATGAGAATTTACAGAAGAAGTCTCATTTTTGTGCTGATTGTGGCAACAAGAACCCTTTTTAAAGAGGCTGTAAATGTCCAGCATTCACTTTCAAAAGGTTTGTACTGTGAGGTGGAAAACAGGAAATTGAGTGATGAGGATATACTTTTGATAAAGCAAAAAATGCACCAGATAATTGAAGCTGACATTCCTTTCAGAAGAGAAAAGGTTACAAAAGAGGAAGCAGTAAGACTTTTTGAAAGCATAGGGTATTTGGACAAGGCAAGGACAATAAAATTTTCTGAGAACAGCCATGTTTACATTTACTACTGTGGTGATTTTGTTGATTACTTTTACGGACACATGGTTCCATCAACAGGATATTTGAAAATCTTTGATTTGATTCGGTACCAGGATGGTATGGTTTTGCTTTATCCTGACAAATCCAATCCTTATGAGCTTCAGAAGTTTGTGGAGAATAAAAAATTGTTTGCTGTATATCACGAATACAAAAACTGGGGCAGAATACTTAAAGTTACAGATGTTGGTGAACTAAATGAGGTAATTTCAAGCGGGCAGATTAGAGAATTCATAAGGGTTTCAGAAGCTCTTCATGAAAAGAAGATTGCATACATTGCCGATGAAATTTCAAAAAATCCTGATATAAAAGTTGTTCTTATTTCCGGTCCATCATCTTCGGGCAAGACAACCTTTGCACACAGGCTTGCAATACAGCTCAAGGTAAATGGCAAAAATCCGGTTTACATTGGACTTGATGATTATTTTTATGAAGACAAGGTTCCGCTTGACGAAAATGGCAAGCCTGACTATGAATCAATTGAAGCAATTGATATAGAACTTTTCAATGCGCAGCTGAAAGACCTGATTTCTGGCAAAGAGGTTGTTCTGCCAAAATTTGATTTTATAAACCGCAGGCGAACTTTTCAGAGAAAAGTAAGACTTGAGGAAAATGATATAATTATAATTGAAGGAATTCACGGGTTAAACAGCAGGCTTACGCCTATGATTGATGACAAAAACAAATTCAGGATATATGTAAGTGCACTTACACACCTCAACCTTGACAAACACAACCGAATCCAGACAACTGACTACAGAATACTTCGAAGAATTGTAAGGGATGCGCGAACAAGAGGTGCTACAGCAAAAAGGACAATTTCTATGTGGCCATCTGTGCGAAACGGAGAGGAGAAAAATATATTTCCATACCAGGAGATGGCCGATGCCATGTTTAACTCTGCACTCATTTACGAGCTTGCAGTTTTGAAAAAGTATGCTGTGCCGCTTTTAAAAACAATTACAAAAGACGAAGAAGAGTATTCCGAAGCGCAAAGGCTTTTGCATTTTCTGAGCTTTATACTCTCTGTGGAAGATGAGAGAGAGATTCCACCACAGTCAATAATAAGAGAGTTTATTGGCGGTTCATGTTTTTATGACTTTTGA